Proteins co-encoded in one Kutzneria chonburiensis genomic window:
- the obgE gene encoding GTPase ObgE, with amino-acid sequence MLRKEVLLVSRFVDRVTIHVAAGNGGNGCASVHREKFKPLGGPDGGNGGRGGDVVLVVDPSVHTLLDFHFRPHASATNGRQGQGANRDGAQGDDLELRVPDGTVVLSPDGEVLADLVGAGTRLVAAQGGRGGLGNAALASKARRAPGFALLGEEGETRDLVLELKSVADVGLVGFPSAGKSSLIAVLSAARPKIADYPFTTLVPNLGVVTAGESVFTMADVPGLIPGASEGKGLGLDFLRHIERCAVLVHVVDCATFEPGRDPVSDIDALEAELAKYTPSLGGELASRPRLVVLNKTDVPDAQDLADIIRPEIEARGLPVFEVSTVTRTGLRELSFALARTVEEHRAAQPILEPTRIVLRPIAVDDAGFKVEPDPEIEGGFIVRGSRPERWIRQTQFSNDEAVGYLADRLARLGVEEALAKAGAVPGCSVTIGDVSFDWEPTTPAGIAVLMTGRGTDIRLESNNRVGAAERKAARKARRTPGEWAEFDDEEDDSEE; translated from the coding sequence ATGCTCCGGAAGGAAGTTCTTCTCGTGTCTCGCTTCGTTGACCGCGTGACCATCCACGTGGCCGCTGGTAACGGCGGGAACGGCTGCGCCTCCGTGCACCGCGAGAAGTTCAAGCCGCTCGGCGGTCCCGACGGTGGCAACGGCGGTCGCGGTGGCGACGTCGTGCTGGTCGTCGACCCCAGCGTGCACACCCTGCTGGACTTCCACTTCCGCCCGCACGCCAGCGCCACCAACGGCCGCCAGGGCCAGGGCGCGAACCGCGACGGCGCCCAGGGCGACGACCTCGAGCTCCGCGTGCCCGACGGCACCGTGGTGCTCAGCCCCGACGGCGAGGTGCTGGCCGACCTGGTCGGCGCCGGCACCCGGCTCGTCGCCGCCCAGGGCGGCCGCGGCGGTCTCGGCAACGCCGCGCTGGCCTCCAAGGCCCGCCGCGCGCCCGGCTTCGCCCTGCTCGGCGAGGAGGGCGAGACCCGCGACCTGGTGCTGGAGCTCAAGTCCGTCGCCGACGTCGGCCTGGTCGGCTTCCCGTCGGCCGGCAAGTCGTCGCTGATCGCCGTGCTGTCCGCGGCCCGGCCCAAGATCGCCGACTACCCGTTCACCACGCTCGTGCCCAACCTGGGCGTGGTCACCGCCGGCGAGTCCGTCTTCACCATGGCCGACGTGCCCGGCCTCATCCCCGGCGCCAGCGAGGGCAAGGGCCTCGGCCTGGACTTCCTGCGCCACATCGAGCGCTGCGCCGTGCTGGTGCACGTGGTCGACTGCGCCACCTTCGAGCCCGGCCGCGACCCGGTGTCCGACATCGATGCGCTCGAGGCCGAGCTGGCCAAGTACACCCCGTCGCTCGGCGGTGAGCTGGCCTCCCGACCGCGACTGGTCGTGCTGAACAAGACCGACGTGCCCGACGCCCAGGACCTGGCCGACATCATCCGGCCCGAGATCGAGGCCCGTGGCCTGCCCGTGTTCGAGGTCTCCACCGTGACCAGGACCGGTCTGCGGGAGCTCAGCTTCGCGCTGGCGCGGACCGTCGAGGAGCACCGGGCCGCGCAGCCCATCCTGGAGCCGACGCGCATCGTGTTGCGGCCCATCGCCGTCGACGACGCGGGTTTCAAGGTCGAGCCCGACCCGGAGATCGAGGGCGGCTTCATCGTGCGCGGCAGCCGGCCCGAGCGGTGGATCCGGCAGACCCAGTTCTCCAACGACGAGGCCGTCGGCTACCTCGCCGACCGCCTCGCCCGTCTCGGCGTCGAGGAGGCGTTGGCCAAGGCCGGGGCCGTGCCCGGCTGCTCGGTGACGATCGGCGATGTGTCCTTCGACTGGGAACCCACCACGCCGGCCGGCATCGCGGTACTCATGACCGGTCGCGGCACCGACATCCGGTTGGAATCCAACAACCGGGTCGGCGCCGCCGAGCGCAAGGCAGCCCGCAAGGCCCGGCGGACCCCGGGCGAGTGGGCCGAGTTCGACGACGAAGAAGACGACTCCGAGGAGTAG
- the proB gene encoding glutamate 5-kinase, with amino-acid sequence MSQARQAVAAAKRIVVKVGSSSLTTAIGGLDPSRLDALVDALAARSAAGSQVVLVSSGAIAAGLAPLGISKRPKDLATQQAAASVGQLELVHAYATSFARYDLTVGQLLLTADDVVRRSHYRNAQRTFSRLLALGVVPVVNENDTVATDEIRFGDNDRLAALVAHLIGADALVLLSDVDALYTGDPRRSDARRITEVADESDLADVTAGTTGASGVGTGGMASKLAAARLASSAGIPVLLASAADAASALASSAIAPSPSATASGSVLASGSASASASTPPPVSAGAPASVGTAFAATGSRLSARRFWLAHAADSTGRLTLDDGAVAAVVTRRRSLLAAGIAGVDGDFDAGDVVDLTDLAGKVVARGVVAFDAVELPAMIGRSSQHLAPEQRREVVHADDLVPLPPRS; translated from the coding sequence GTGTCGCAGGCCCGCCAGGCGGTCGCCGCCGCGAAGCGGATCGTGGTCAAGGTCGGTTCTTCGTCATTGACCACCGCGATCGGTGGTCTCGACCCCAGTCGTTTGGACGCCCTCGTCGACGCCCTCGCTGCCCGCTCCGCCGCCGGCAGCCAGGTGGTGCTGGTCTCCTCCGGCGCCATCGCCGCCGGTCTGGCTCCGTTGGGGATCTCCAAGCGCCCCAAGGACCTTGCCACCCAGCAGGCCGCCGCCAGCGTCGGTCAGCTGGAGCTCGTCCATGCCTACGCCACCTCCTTCGCCCGCTACGACCTCACCGTCGGCCAGCTTCTGCTCACCGCCGACGACGTCGTGCGCCGCTCCCACTACCGCAACGCCCAGCGCACCTTCTCCCGCCTCTTGGCCCTCGGCGTCGTCCCCGTTGTCAATGAGAACGACACCGTTGCCACCGATGAGATCCGCTTCGGCGACAACGACCGCCTCGCCGCCCTGGTCGCCCACCTCATCGGCGCCGACGCCCTCGTCCTTCTCTCCGACGTAGATGCCCTCTACACCGGCGACCCCCGGCGCTCCGACGCACGCCGCATCACCGAGGTAGCCGACGAGTCCGACCTCGCCGACGTCACCGCCGGCACCACCGGTGCATCCGGCGTAGGCACCGGCGGCATGGCCTCCAAGCTCGCCGCCGCCAGGCTCGCCTCTTCCGCCGGCATCCCAGTCTTGTTGGCCTCCGCCGCCGACGCTGCCTCCGCCTTGGCTTCCTCCGCCATCGCCCCTTCGCCTTCGGCTACTGCCTCTGGCTCGGTGCTCGCTTCCGGCTCGGCTTCTGCCTCTGCGTCCACTCCGCCTCCGGTTTCGGCCGGGGCACCCGCTTCCGTCGGCACTGCCTTCGCCGCCACCGGCTCTCGTCTCTCGGCCCGCCGCTTCTGGTTGGCTCATGCCGCCGACTCCACCGGCCGCCTCACCCTCGACGACGGTGCCGTAGCCGCCGTCGTCACCCGCCGCCGTTCGCTGCTCGCCGCCGGCATCGCCGGCGTGGACGGCGACTTCGACGCCGGTGACGTCGTCGACCTCACCGACCTCGCCGGCAAGGTCGTGGCCCGCGGCGTGGTCGCTTTCGACGCCGTCGAACTCCCCGCCATGATCGGCCGCTCCAGCCAGCACCTCGCCCCCGAGCAACGCCGCGAAGTGGTCCACGCCGACGACCTGGTCCCGCTCCCGCCCCGCAGCTGA
- a CDS encoding G1 family glutamic endopeptidase, which yields MLATRLTRVLAAAALATASLAGTAVAASAPVGFGPHVSFGHGAGSSFSGGNWGGYASFGSWTTATASWTEPSVTCRSSNDLFAPWVGIDGDGSSTVEQTGVATDCSSGRAVYQAWYEMYPQPPVYYSNSVSAGDHFTATVTRSGTSYTLTISDTTKGWTKTTTKSLSSARHYSAEAIIESPTDSYPSVSGNTISFTGVKFDGKTLKSTNPSSLNADDRGTNTWIPNAIGSDGTSFSITRH from the coding sequence ATGCTCGCCACTCGTCTCACCCGTGTCCTGGCCGCGGCCGCTTTGGCCACGGCCAGCCTCGCCGGCACCGCTGTCGCCGCTTCCGCCCCCGTCGGCTTCGGGCCGCACGTCAGCTTCGGGCATGGTGCGGGCAGCAGCTTCTCCGGCGGCAACTGGGGCGGTTACGCCAGCTTCGGCAGCTGGACCACCGCGACCGCCAGCTGGACCGAGCCGTCCGTGACCTGCCGCTCCAGCAACGACCTGTTCGCGCCGTGGGTCGGCATCGACGGCGACGGTTCGTCCACCGTCGAGCAGACCGGTGTCGCCACCGACTGCTCCAGCGGGCGTGCCGTCTACCAGGCGTGGTACGAGATGTACCCGCAGCCGCCGGTGTACTACAGCAACTCCGTCAGCGCCGGTGACCACTTCACCGCCACCGTGACCCGCTCCGGCACCAGCTACACGCTGACCATCAGCGACACCACCAAGGGCTGGACCAAGACCACCACCAAGTCGCTGAGCAGCGCCCGGCACTACTCCGCCGAGGCCATCATCGAGTCCCCGACCGACTCGTACCCCTCGGTCAGCGGCAACACCATCTCGTTCACCGGCGTGAAGTTCGACGGCAAGACCCTCAAGTCGACCAACCCGTCCTCGCTGAACGCCGACGACCGCGGCACCAACACCTGGATCCCCAACGCGATCGGGTCCGACGGCACCAGCTTCTCCATCACCAGGCACTGA
- a CDS encoding DUF2891 domain-containing protein, with amino-acid sequence MSTLGKADRQSLLLARAEEFAKVILGNLRREFPNHIRHVMSAPGDMPNRPKDVFPAFYGCFDWHSCVEMHWAVARLLRTAPEQVPVDEIRAVLDEHLTADNIAVETRSFHEFDQHARPYAWGWELRLQHELSTWDDPDAQRWAANLAPLTEVITAAFTGWLPKATYPDRQGMHFNSAFGLSLALPHAHALNDRGEPTLVQAIAEAAHRWFDGDVDYPARLEPGGADFLSPALCEAELMSNLFGPAEFVQWFDRFLPDISNSGLFTPAVVSDDSDGQIAHLHGLNLSRAWCLLRLAAAIPPGDVRIPAMRAAAAAHARPELDLTSGTDYMVEHWLACYAVLLLT; translated from the coding sequence GTGAGCACTCTGGGGAAGGCCGACCGGCAGTCGCTGCTGCTGGCCAGGGCCGAGGAATTCGCCAAGGTCATCCTGGGCAACCTGCGCCGGGAGTTTCCCAACCACATCAGGCATGTCATGTCGGCGCCCGGCGACATGCCGAACCGGCCGAAGGACGTCTTCCCGGCGTTCTACGGTTGTTTCGACTGGCACTCGTGCGTGGAGATGCACTGGGCGGTCGCGCGCCTGCTGCGCACGGCGCCGGAGCAGGTCCCGGTCGACGAGATCCGAGCGGTGCTCGACGAGCACCTGACGGCCGACAACATCGCGGTCGAGACGCGCAGTTTCCACGAGTTCGACCAGCACGCGCGGCCCTACGCCTGGGGCTGGGAGCTCAGGCTCCAGCACGAACTGTCCACCTGGGACGATCCCGACGCCCAGCGCTGGGCCGCGAACCTGGCGCCGCTGACCGAGGTGATCACGGCAGCGTTCACCGGCTGGCTGCCGAAGGCGACCTACCCGGACCGTCAGGGCATGCACTTCAACAGTGCCTTCGGACTGTCGCTGGCGCTGCCGCACGCCCACGCGCTGAACGATCGGGGCGAGCCGACGCTGGTACAGGCCATCGCCGAGGCCGCGCATCGCTGGTTCGACGGCGACGTCGACTATCCGGCCCGCCTTGAGCCGGGCGGCGCGGATTTCCTGTCGCCCGCGCTCTGCGAGGCGGAACTGATGTCGAACCTGTTCGGCCCAGCCGAGTTCGTCCAGTGGTTCGATCGATTCCTGCCGGACATCTCGAACAGCGGACTGTTCACACCGGCCGTCGTTTCCGATGACTCCGACGGGCAGATCGCACATCTGCACGGATTGAATCTGAGCCGGGCGTGGTGTCTGCTCCGACTGGCCGCAGCCATTCCGCCGGGCGATGTCCGCATCCCCGCGATGCGGGCCGCCGCGGCCGCGCACGCCCGGCCGGAACTGGACCTGACCAGCGGGACCGACTACATGGTCGAGCACTGGCTCGCCTGCTACGCAGTGCTGCTGCTGACCTGA
- a CDS encoding RecQ family ATP-dependent DNA helicase → MDDQALREQAEEHLRSLAGPEARLRDDQWTAISALVSQRRRALVVQRTGWGKSAVYFIATALLRSLGEGPTVIVSPLLALMRNQVEAAARAGVRAATINSANLGEWQEVQDAVTGGDVDVLLVSPERLNNPDFRDNVLPSLTASAGLLVVDEAHCISDWGHDFRPDYRRLRTLLGELPAGVPVLATTATANDRVVRDVADQLGIGGNETLVLRGPLDRESLRLAVVALPNPATRLGWLAEKLTELPGSGIIYTLTVSAAEDVASFLRERGFPVAAYSGKTDPAERERAEADLLANRVKALVATSALGMGFDKPDLGFVVHLGAPQSPIAYYQQIGRAGRGVQRAEVLLLPGREDREIWQYFASLAFPPEHVVRQVLDALAMSDRPLSTAALEPMVELSRSRLEVVLKVLDVDGAVHRVRGGWVSTGEPWHYDEERYGRLGQARRAEQQAMLDYQATDGCRMEFLLRQLDDPTAVPCGRCDNCTGTRWSVEVSGQAATAAQDRLNRPGVEIGPRKMWPSGMSALGVPLSGKIPAGEQAEEGRALGRLTDIGWGNRLRDLLAENAPDQPVPDDVFNACVQVLASWKWEQRPSGVVTIGSRRRPKLVASLGERLASIGRLTYLGEIESAGEGTRRSNSAQRLAGLWQGLRAPDAFSPTGPVLLVDDLVDSGWTMTLAARLLREGGAPAVLPFALAVTN, encoded by the coding sequence ATGGACGACCAGGCCTTGCGCGAGCAGGCAGAGGAACACCTCCGATCCCTTGCGGGGCCGGAGGCGAGACTCCGTGACGACCAGTGGACGGCGATCAGCGCACTGGTCTCGCAGCGCCGCCGTGCGCTGGTCGTGCAGCGCACGGGCTGGGGCAAGTCAGCGGTGTATTTCATCGCCACGGCGTTGTTGCGGTCGCTCGGCGAGGGGCCGACGGTGATCGTGTCGCCGCTGCTGGCCCTGATGCGCAACCAGGTGGAGGCGGCGGCCCGCGCGGGGGTGCGCGCGGCGACCATCAACTCCGCCAACCTGGGCGAGTGGCAGGAGGTCCAGGACGCCGTGACCGGTGGCGACGTGGACGTGCTGCTGGTGAGCCCGGAACGGTTGAACAACCCGGACTTCCGGGACAACGTGCTGCCGAGTCTGACCGCGAGCGCCGGGCTGCTCGTGGTCGACGAGGCGCACTGCATCTCCGACTGGGGCCACGACTTCCGCCCCGACTACCGACGGCTCCGCACACTTCTGGGTGAATTGCCGGCAGGTGTGCCGGTGCTGGCCACGACCGCGACGGCGAACGACCGTGTCGTCCGGGACGTCGCCGATCAGCTGGGCATCGGCGGCAACGAGACGTTGGTGCTGCGCGGCCCGCTGGACCGCGAAAGCCTGCGCCTGGCCGTCGTCGCGCTGCCCAACCCGGCGACGCGGCTGGGCTGGCTGGCCGAGAAGCTCACCGAGCTCCCCGGCTCCGGCATCATCTACACGCTGACGGTGTCGGCGGCCGAGGACGTGGCGTCGTTCCTGCGTGAACGGGGCTTCCCGGTCGCGGCGTACTCCGGCAAGACCGACCCGGCCGAACGCGAGCGTGCCGAGGCGGACCTGCTGGCCAACCGGGTCAAGGCGCTGGTCGCGACTTCGGCGCTGGGCATGGGCTTCGACAAGCCGGACCTGGGATTCGTGGTGCACCTGGGCGCGCCGCAGTCCCCGATCGCCTACTACCAGCAGATCGGCCGTGCGGGCCGTGGCGTGCAACGCGCGGAGGTGTTGCTGCTGCCGGGCCGTGAGGACCGGGAGATCTGGCAGTACTTCGCGTCGCTGGCCTTCCCACCGGAACACGTGGTGCGACAGGTCTTGGACGCCCTGGCCATGAGCGACCGTCCACTGTCGACAGCCGCGCTGGAGCCGATGGTCGAGCTGTCCCGGAGCCGGCTCGAGGTCGTGCTGAAGGTGCTGGACGTGGACGGCGCGGTGCACCGGGTGCGCGGCGGCTGGGTGTCGACGGGCGAGCCGTGGCACTACGACGAGGAACGCTACGGCCGGCTCGGGCAGGCCCGTCGGGCCGAGCAGCAGGCCATGCTCGACTATCAGGCCACCGACGGCTGCCGCATGGAGTTTCTGTTGCGGCAGCTGGACGATCCGACCGCGGTGCCCTGCGGACGGTGCGACAACTGCACGGGCACACGCTGGAGCGTCGAGGTGTCCGGGCAGGCCGCGACCGCGGCGCAGGACCGGCTGAACCGGCCGGGCGTGGAGATCGGCCCGCGGAAGATGTGGCCGAGCGGCATGTCGGCGTTGGGCGTGCCGCTGTCCGGCAAGATCCCGGCCGGGGAGCAGGCCGAGGAGGGCCGGGCGCTGGGCCGGCTCACCGACATCGGCTGGGGCAACCGGTTGCGGGACCTGCTGGCCGAGAACGCGCCGGACCAGCCGGTGCCGGACGACGTGTTCAACGCCTGCGTGCAGGTGCTCGCGTCGTGGAAGTGGGAGCAGCGGCCGTCCGGCGTGGTGACGATCGGATCGCGTCGGCGGCCGAAGCTGGTGGCCAGCCTCGGCGAGCGGCTGGCATCGATCGGCCGGCTGACCTACCTCGGCGAGATCGAGTCGGCTGGCGAGGGCACCCGGCGCAGCAACAGCGCGCAGCGGTTGGCCGGTTTGTGGCAGGGCCTGCGCGCCCCGGACGCCTTCTCCCCCACCGGTCCGGTGCTGCTCGTCGACGATCTCGTGGACAGCGGCTGGACCATGACGCTCGCGGCCCGGCTGCTGCGGGAAGGAGGTGCGCCCGCGGTGCTGCCGTTCGCGCTCGCCGTCACGAACTAG
- a CDS encoding glutamate-5-semialdehyde dehydrogenase, whose amino-acid sequence MTDDLREQVHEAAKRARVAAKVLATANTQRKNAVLLAMADALEANAADIMAANERDLDTGRQADIGDALLDRLALNEKRIAGIADGLRSVAGLPDPIGDVRRGSTLPNGLELRQVQVPLGVVGIVYEARPNVTVDAAGLTLKAGNAVLLRGSSSAEQSNIALVDVLREVLADNDFPADTVQLLPCHDRASVQHLITARGLVDLVIPRGGAGLISVVVQQATVPTIETGVGNCHVYVDRAADLDMAHRILINSKTRRPSVCNAAETVLVHQDVAEQFVPEAIRQLTMHGVTVHGDKRAGELAEVVPAVDADWDTEYLSLDIAMRIVDSLDEAVEHIGRHGSGHTEAIVSDDVRAARDFVARVDAAAVMVNAATSFTDGAEMGLGAEIGISTQKLHARGPMGLAELTSTKWVVWGDGHVRASS is encoded by the coding sequence ATGACCGACGACCTGCGGGAACAGGTTCACGAGGCGGCCAAGCGCGCCCGAGTCGCCGCCAAGGTGCTGGCCACGGCCAACACCCAGCGCAAGAACGCCGTGCTGCTGGCGATGGCCGACGCCCTCGAGGCCAACGCCGCCGACATCATGGCCGCCAACGAGCGCGACCTCGACACCGGCCGTCAGGCCGACATCGGCGACGCACTGCTGGACCGCCTCGCGCTCAACGAGAAGCGGATCGCCGGCATCGCCGACGGCCTGCGCTCGGTCGCCGGTCTGCCGGACCCGATCGGCGACGTCCGCCGCGGCTCCACCCTGCCCAACGGCCTGGAACTGCGCCAGGTCCAGGTCCCGCTCGGCGTGGTCGGCATCGTCTACGAGGCCCGCCCGAACGTCACGGTCGACGCCGCCGGCCTCACGCTCAAGGCCGGCAACGCGGTGCTGCTCCGCGGCTCCTCCAGCGCCGAGCAGTCCAACATCGCGCTGGTCGACGTGCTGCGCGAAGTGTTGGCGGACAACGACTTCCCGGCCGACACCGTGCAGCTGCTGCCGTGCCACGACCGGGCGTCGGTGCAGCACCTGATCACCGCACGCGGCCTGGTCGACCTGGTCATCCCGCGCGGCGGCGCCGGCCTGATCTCGGTGGTCGTGCAGCAGGCGACCGTGCCGACGATCGAGACCGGCGTCGGCAACTGCCATGTGTACGTGGACCGGGCCGCCGACCTCGACATGGCGCACCGGATCCTGATCAACTCCAAGACCCGCCGGCCGAGCGTGTGCAACGCCGCCGAGACCGTCCTCGTGCACCAGGACGTCGCCGAGCAGTTCGTGCCGGAAGCGATCCGGCAGCTCACCATGCACGGCGTGACCGTGCACGGCGACAAGCGTGCCGGCGAGCTGGCCGAGGTCGTGCCGGCCGTCGACGCCGACTGGGACACCGAATACCTGTCGCTGGACATCGCCATGCGGATCGTCGACTCGCTGGACGAGGCCGTCGAGCACATCGGCCGGCACGGCAGCGGCCACACCGAGGCGATCGTCTCCGACGACGTGCGGGCGGCGCGGGACTTCGTGGCCCGGGTGGACGCCGCGGCGGTCATGGTCAACGCCGCGACCTCGTTCACCGACGGCGCCGAGATGGGCCTCGGCGCGGAGATCGGCATCTCCACGCAGAAGCTGCACGCCCGCGGCCCGATGGGGCTGGCCGAGCTGACGTCGACGAAATGGGTGGTGTGGGGCGACGGTCACGTCCGCGCCTCCTCCTGA
- a CDS encoding TetR/AcrR family transcriptional regulator, which yields MTSEAPEHRRRDAAATKAALLRAAQELFTERGYERTTVRDIADRAGVNQALLFRYFGNKEDLFHVVLATESRVLVTESPPEQVLAKTLARMMRETDAEHESVWLAALRSSGHDSAADAIRKQLGQDYLRVLGSLTDAEDADLRVDLVLAWLVGLGMLRSVVRKEPLVSGDPEAIARLMLKAVSVLLERVDTDPVG from the coding sequence GTGACTTCAGAAGCGCCCGAACATCGCCGACGCGACGCGGCCGCCACCAAGGCGGCCTTGCTGCGCGCTGCTCAGGAGCTGTTCACCGAGCGCGGCTACGAGCGGACGACCGTCCGCGACATCGCCGACCGTGCGGGCGTGAACCAGGCTCTGCTGTTCCGCTACTTCGGCAACAAGGAAGACCTCTTCCACGTCGTGCTGGCCACCGAGAGCCGGGTGCTGGTGACGGAGTCGCCGCCCGAGCAGGTGTTGGCCAAGACGCTCGCCCGGATGATGCGCGAGACCGACGCGGAGCACGAGAGCGTGTGGCTGGCCGCGCTGCGCTCCAGCGGGCACGACAGCGCCGCCGACGCCATTCGCAAGCAGCTCGGCCAGGACTACCTGCGGGTGCTGGGCTCGCTGACCGACGCCGAGGACGCGGATCTGCGGGTCGACCTGGTGCTGGCCTGGTTGGTGGGGCTGGGCATGCTGCGCTCCGTCGTGCGCAAGGAACCGCTGGTCAGCGGCGACCCGGAGGCTATCGCCCGGCTGATGCTGAAGGCCGTGTCCGTGCTGCTCGAACGGGTCGACACCGATCCAGTTGGTTGA
- a CDS encoding cytochrome P450 produces MTTVDRGVCPYPFSEAKRLDLDPEYARLRDNGELARVRMPYGGEAWMATSYEDVKTVLGDLRFSRAATLGVDVPRMTPLTQTDSTLLTMDPPDHSRLRKLVAKAFTMRRIEMLRPRAQEVVDGLLDAIEAQGPPADLVEGLALPLPITMICELLGVPYEDRDRFRAWSDAALAFSAYTPEEIQAGRDGLKAYLADLVAKHREEPSDSLLSELVRARDEDDRLSEAELVQFGVTLLVAGHETTANQTGNFLYTLLSKPQLLKELRDDPDLLEPAIEELLRVTPLGAAAGFPRIATEDVVLSGTLVKAGEAVMTQTASANRDARVFDNPEEIDFHRENNPHVAFGHGVHHCLGAQLARLELQVAVGTVLRRFPGLRFAVPVEEVPFKTGRLVRGLQALPVTW; encoded by the coding sequence ATGACGACTGTCGATCGCGGCGTGTGCCCGTATCCGTTCAGCGAGGCCAAGCGGCTTGACCTCGACCCGGAGTACGCGCGGCTGCGCGACAACGGCGAACTGGCCCGCGTGCGCATGCCCTACGGCGGCGAGGCCTGGATGGCCACCAGCTACGAGGACGTCAAGACGGTGCTGGGGGACCTGCGGTTCAGCCGCGCGGCCACCCTCGGCGTCGACGTCCCGCGGATGACGCCGCTGACACAGACCGACTCCACCCTGCTGACCATGGATCCGCCCGACCACAGCCGGCTGCGCAAGCTGGTGGCCAAGGCGTTCACCATGCGGCGCATCGAGATGCTGCGCCCGCGCGCCCAGGAGGTCGTCGACGGCCTGCTCGACGCCATCGAGGCCCAGGGCCCGCCGGCCGACCTGGTGGAGGGGCTCGCGCTGCCGCTGCCGATCACCATGATCTGCGAGCTGCTCGGCGTGCCGTACGAGGACCGTGACCGGTTCCGGGCCTGGTCGGACGCGGCGCTCGCGTTCAGCGCGTACACCCCGGAAGAGATCCAGGCCGGCCGCGACGGGCTGAAGGCGTACCTGGCCGACCTCGTCGCCAAGCACCGCGAGGAGCCGTCCGACTCCCTGCTCAGCGAGCTGGTCCGGGCCCGCGACGAGGACGACCGGCTCAGCGAGGCCGAGCTGGTCCAGTTCGGCGTCACGCTGCTGGTCGCCGGCCACGAGACCACGGCCAACCAGACCGGCAACTTCCTGTACACGCTGCTCAGCAAGCCGCAGCTGCTCAAGGAGCTGCGGGACGACCCCGACCTGCTGGAACCGGCGATCGAGGAGCTGCTGCGGGTGACGCCGCTGGGCGCGGCCGCCGGCTTCCCCCGCATCGCCACCGAGGACGTCGTGCTCAGCGGCACGCTGGTCAAGGCCGGCGAGGCCGTGATGACCCAGACCGCGTCGGCCAACCGCGACGCCCGGGTGTTCGACAACCCCGAGGAGATCGACTTCCACCGGGAGAACAACCCGCACGTCGCGTTCGGCCACGGCGTGCACCACTGCCTCGGCGCGCAGCTGGCTCGACTGGAACTCCAGGTCGCTGTGGGTACTGTGCTGCGGCGCTTCCCCGGCCTGCGGTTCGCGGTCCCGGTCGAGGAGGTGCCGTTCAAGACGGGCCGCCTGGTACGGGGCCTGCAGGCGCTGCCCGTCACCTGGTGA
- a CDS encoding ferredoxin, producing the protein MADGRWNIAIDSGTCIGSGVCAGTSPKYFTLDGGYGTPVADEVDADDEVITAAESCPMEAILVREVGTDKVVAPLD; encoded by the coding sequence GTGGCAGACGGCCGCTGGAATATCGCGATCGACTCGGGCACGTGCATCGGCTCCGGCGTGTGCGCCGGCACCTCGCCGAAGTACTTCACGCTCGACGGCGGCTACGGCACGCCGGTCGCCGACGAGGTCGACGCCGACGACGAGGTGATCACCGCCGCTGAGTCGTGCCCGATGGAGGCGATCCTGGTGCGCGAGGTCGGCACCGACAAGGTGGTCGCCCCGCTGGACTGA
- the nadD gene encoding nicotinate-nucleotide adenylyltransferase, producing the protein MTDKRRVGVMGGTFDPIHHGHLVAASEVQAKFELDEVIFVPTGQPWQKSGRGVSPAEDRYLMTVIATASNPRFSVSRVDIDRGGPTYTADTLADLADRFPDDDLFFITGADALSQIVSWKRVDELFTRAHFIGVTRPGFRLDGHHLPAGSVSLIEVPAMAISSTACRDRVCAGQPVWYLVPDGVVQYISKRGLYQC; encoded by the coding sequence ATGACCGACAAGCGCCGGGTCGGGGTCATGGGCGGCACCTTCGACCCGATCCACCACGGCCACCTCGTCGCGGCCAGCGAGGTCCAGGCCAAGTTCGAGCTGGACGAAGTGATCTTCGTGCCGACCGGGCAGCCCTGGCAGAAATCCGGCCGCGGGGTCAGCCCGGCCGAGGACCGCTACCTGATGACCGTGATCGCGACGGCGTCCAACCCGCGCTTCTCGGTCAGCCGCGTGGACATCGACCGCGGCGGACCCACCTACACCGCCGACACGCTGGCCGACCTGGCCGATCGTTTCCCCGATGACGACTTGTTCTTCATCACGGGCGCGGACGCGCTGTCCCAGATCGTGTCCTGGAAGCGGGTCGACGAGCTGTTCACCCGGGCCCACTTCATCGGCGTCACCCGGCCGGGCTTCCGGCTGGACGGCCACCACCTGCCGGCCGGCTCGGTCAGCCTGATCGAAGTGCCGGCCATGGCGATCTCGTCCACGGCCTGCCGCGACCGTGTCTGCGCTGGTCAGCCCGTGTGGTACCTGGTGCCGGACGGGGTGGTGCAGTACATCTCCAAGCGCGGCCTCTACCAGTGCTGA